In Euphorbia lathyris chromosome 10, ddEupLath1.1, whole genome shotgun sequence, a single genomic region encodes these proteins:
- the LOC136208705 gene encoding uncharacterized protein, producing the protein MAHNSKEEPKTAPQSDRWYNLTLGPSFKEDSSNSKFCTLRYEFKPASIDKSKPGSLHKNKENRVAVEFQNNQFGKPKVTFEGSSEDYKDNDAVLFFDGQTFRMERLHRAVKQLRHLRMPGESASAAASAAQAIEPRLSPVGKGGKPANVVIGRSPAFANAPHVPVEVERIDVADTQVPGTKVHSKGISEHPSNLPNVAKYSPSPKNDEVEDHIDIEDIFGSSSPYENAAEPDQKSDGGFDNEQQRHNDTDEEIADVDDSGDEGDRGRNAAEALRAQVNAEERNEASSSSSSSSGSGSSGSGSGSGSSSSGSDSEASDEVNSV; encoded by the exons ATGGCCCACAACTCCAAAGAAGAGCCCAAAACCGCTCCTCAATCCGATCGCTGGTACAATCTGACGTTAGGTCCTTCCTTCAAAGAAGACTCCTCTAATAGCAAGTTCTGCACTTTGCGAT ATGAATTTAAGCCGGCCTCAATTGATAAGAGTAAGCCTGGTTCATTGcacaaaaataaggaaaacaGGGTAGCTGTGGAGTTTCAAAATAATCAATTCGGAAAACCCAAGGTTACATTTGAAGGAAGCAGCGAGGATTATAAGGATAACGATGCCGTTTTGTTTTTTGACGGCCAGACCTTCCGGATGGAGCGGCTGCACCGGGCGGTGAAGCAACTCCGCCACCTTCGAATGCCGGGTGAATCTGCTTCTGCTGCAGCCTCCGCAGCGCAAGCCATTGAGCCTAGGCTATCTCCTGTGGGGAAGGGTGGGAAACCTGCTAATGTAGTTATAGGGAGAAGCCCAGCCTTTGCTAATGCGCCTCATGTACCG GTTGAGGTGGAACGGATTGACGTTGCTGATACACAAGTTCCAG GTACAAAAGTTCACAGTAAGGGGATTTCTGAGCATCCGTCTAATCTGCCAAATGTAGCCAAGTATTCGCCAAGCCCCAAGAATGATGAAGTAGAAGACCACATAGATATCGAGGATATCTTTGGTTCGAGTTCACCTTATGAAAACGCAGCTGAGCCTGATCAAAAAAGCGATGGTGGATTTGACAATGAGCAACAGAGACATAATGATACTGATGAAGAGATTGCTGATGTGGATGATAGTGGCGATGAAGGTGATAGGGGGCGTAATGCAGCAGAAGCTCTTAGAGCCCAAGTTAATGCAGAGGAGAGAAATGAGGCGAGTTCTAGTTCTAGCAGCAGCAGTGGAAGTGGAAGCAGCGGAAGTGGTAGCGGGAGTGGAAGCAGTAGCAGCGGTAGCGACAGTGAAGCCAGTGATGAAGTTAACTCAGTTTGA